One window of Acipenser ruthenus chromosome 52, fAciRut3.2 maternal haplotype, whole genome shotgun sequence genomic DNA carries:
- the LOC117965761 gene encoding tripartite motif-containing protein 16-like, producing the protein MAEANILVGEDQFSCSVCLELLKDPVTTACGHSYCMGCIKNCWDQTDHTGVYSCPQCRKTFTPRPDLCRNTVLAEVVEELKKTGLNPPPAQSYAGPGDVSCDFCTGRKFKAVKSCLTCLASYCETHVKPHSEVTPLKRHKLVNAIGNLEQKLCAEHQKVFEVFCRTDQTCICLLCSQIEHRSHDTVSAETERSVKQKQLGETQTEIQQRIQERLKDVEELKQTVESLKRSACIEIKESEKIFTELIRSIKKIHTEVTELIGANVKAAVNQTEGLMKEMEQEIAELKRRHAELNQLSETEDHIHFLQNFQSLCAPPEAGDLPSVTVNTDISFGAVRKAVSELKDHIEDFCKGELVKITTTVNETAVYTLGSRSSDRCLKVNEVAVYSLQAPEPKNRAEFLKYSCQLTLDPNTAQRNLCLSEGNRKVTRRGETQRCRDNPERFDSRSQVLCREGLSGTRCYWEIECSGRGADIGVTYKGISRKGVDHSSLLGCNDKSWSLSCSDSSYTAWHNNNKIAITASHSPRIGVYLDFNAGTLSFYGVSDTMNLLHRFQTTFTEPLYPGFFVYSKSTVTICQLN; encoded by the exons ATGGCAGAAGCAAATATTCTGGTAGGAGAGGACCagtttagctgttcagtgtgtctggagtTATTGAAGGATCCAGTCACTAcagcatgtggacacagttactgtatggggtgtattaagaactgctgggatcagactgatcatacaggtgtctacagctgcccccagtgcagaaagacctttaccccaaggcctgatctGTGCAGAAATACcgtgctggctgaagttgtggaggaattaaagaagacaggacttaatcctcctcctgctcaaagttatgctggacctggagatgtgtcgtgtgatttctgcactgggagaaagttcaaagctgtgaaatcctgtttgacatgcctggcctcttactgtgaaacacacgtcaagccacacagtgaggttactccattaaagaggcacaagctggtcaatgcaattggaaatctggagcagaagctttgtgctgaacaccagaaggtttttgaggtcttctgtagaaccgatcagacgtgtatttgcttgttgtgttcacaaattgAACACaggagccatgatacagtctcagctgagacagaaaggagtgtgaaacag aagcagctgggagagacacagacagaaatacaacagagaatccaggagagactgaaagatgtagaggagctgaaacagactgtggagtcactgaaa agatctgcatgcatagaaataaaggaaagtgagaagatctttactgagctgatccgatccattaagaagatccacactgaggttactgagctgattggagctaatgtgaaggctgcagtgaatcagacTGAAGGACTCATGAAAGAaatggagcaggagattgctgagctaaagCGGAGACATGCTGAGCTGAaccagctttcagagacagaggatcacatccattttctacag aatttccagtctctctgtgcccctcctgaagctggagacttacccagtgttactgtcaatacagacatctcttttggggctgtgaggaaagctgtatctgaacttaaagaccatattgaggacttctgcaagggggaattagtcaaaataaccacaacag ttaatgAAACAGCAGTTTATACCCTGGGGTCTAGGAGCAGTGACAGATGTTTAAAAG tgaatgaagttgcagtttacagtctgcaggctccagagccaaagaacagagctgagtttttaaaat attcctgtcagctcacactggaccccaacacagcgcaaagaaacctctgtctgtctgaagggaacagaaaggtgacacggaGGGGAGAGACCCAGCGATGTCGTGATAACCCGGAGAGATTTGACAGCCGgtcccaagtgctttgcagagagggtttgtctgggactcgctgttactgggagattgagtgcagtgggagaggggctgatataggagtcacatataaaggaatcagcaggaaaggagttGATCATTCCAGTCTCCTTGGatgcaatgacaagtcctggagtttgtccTGCTCTGATTCCAGTTACACTGCTTGGCACAATAACAATAAAATTGCAATAACTGCCTcccactcccccagaataggagtgtatctggactttaatgccggcacgctgtccttttatggcgtctctgacacaatgaacctcctgcacagattccaaaccacattcactgagccgctctatcctgggtttttcGTTTATTCTAAAtccactgtaacaatctgccaactgaactag